A window of Phocoena phocoena chromosome 6, mPhoPho1.1, whole genome shotgun sequence contains these coding sequences:
- the NEIL2 gene encoding endonuclease 8-like 2, protein MPEGPSVRKFHHLVSPFVGQQVVKTGGSSKKLNPAGFQSLWLQDTQVHGKKLFLRFDPDEEIVSAGNNPLSEPLQKEWKEEAGHHQEVSEQSSRSPGGDDAVPSGGDGLRCLWGDTPAGGAERWLQVSFGLFGSIWGNEFSRAKKANKRGDWRDPVPRLVLHFGGGGFLAFYNCQMVWSSSSPVVRPTSDILSEKFHRGQALEALGREQPVCYTLLDQRYFSGLGNIIKNEALFRAGIHPLSPGSLLGLPRLEALVDHVVAFSAGWLRGKFQGRQQHTQIYQKEWCPAGHQVVKEALGPPGGFQRLTWWCPQCQPRLSLDEPEQVVPSSGARAPSTQSLALEGP, encoded by the exons ATGCCGGAGGGGCCGTCTGTGAGGAAGTTTCACCATCTGGTCTCCCCCTTCGTGGGGCAGCAGGTGGTCAAGACAGGGGGCAGCAGTAAGAAGCTGAACCCTGCGGGCTTCCAGTCCCTGTGGCTGCAGGACACCCAG GTCCATGGAaagaaattattccttagatttGATCCAGATGAAGAAATCGTGTCCGCTGGCAACAACCCACTGTCAGAGCCTCTACAAAAAGAGTGGAAGGAAGAGGCCGGGCACCACCAGGAAGTCTCTGAGCAGTCCTCCCGGTCCCCAGGAGGAGACGATGCTGTCCCCAGTGGAGGTGATGGTCTGCGGTGTTTGTGGGGAGACACCCCTGCAGGAGGTGCTGAGAGGTGGCTGCAGGTCAGCTTTGGCTTGTTTGGCAGCATTTGGGGGAACGAGTTCTCCAGAGCGAAGAAAGCAAACAAGAGAGGTGACTGGAGGGACCCTGTTCCAAG gcTGGTCCTGCACTTCGGCGGGGGCGGCTTCTTGGCCTTCTATAACTGTCAGATGGTGTGGAGCTCCTCTTCCCCGGTGGTCAGACCCACCTCTGACATCTTGTCGGAAAAGTTCCATCGAGGACAGGCCCTGGAAGCTCTGGGCCGGGAGCAGCCCGTCTGCTATACGCTGTTGGACCAGAGATACTTCTCAGGCTTAG gGAACATCATTAAGAACGAGGCCCTGTTCAGAGCTGGGATCCACCCGCTTTCTCCCGGCTCACTCCTGGGTCTTCCGCGCCTCGAGGCCCTGGTGGACCATGTGGTGGCCTTCAGTGCAGGCTGGCTGCGGGGCAAGTTCCAGGGCAGACAGCAGCACACGCAGATCTACCAGAAGGAGTGGTGCCCTGCTGGGCACCAGGTTGTGAAGGAGGCACTGGGACCTCCAGGGGGCTTCCAGAGGCTCACGTGGTGGTGCCCCCAGTGCCAGCCCAGGTTGTCACTGGACGAGCCAGAGCAGGTGGTGCCCTCCTCGGGTGCTCGGGCCCCTTCTACACAGAGCCTTGCCCTTGAGGGACCGTGA